Sequence from the Luteibacter aegosomaticola genome:
CAGCCGCGTAGGGCAGGGGTACGGCCCCGCCCGCATCCGGGCGGAGCTGCGCAGCCAGGGCATTCCGGACGCCACGGTCCGCTCCCTGCTGGAATCCGCCGACGTCGATTGGGACGATATGGCGGCCAGCCAGCTGCGCCGACGCTACGGATCGCCCTCCGCTGACCCGGCCGAGAGGCAGAAGCGGGCGCAATTCCTCTTGCGTCGCGGCTTCGCCGCCGCCACAGTACGTGTTCTAACCCACGCCGAAGCGGAAGACCCCGACGACGACTGAAGGCAACGCGCCTTGATTCCGTGACTGGGCGCCTTTCGCGATCCTCGCAGCCCCAAGCCACGATCGCTCATGAAAACCGCCCAAATCCGTTCGACCTTCCTGGATTACTTCCGCGCCAAGGACCACACCATCGTGCCGTCGGCATCGCTGGTGCCTTCGAACGACCCCACGCTCCTGTTCACCAACTCGGGCATGGTCCCCTTCAAGAACGTGTTCCTCGGCAGCGAAAAGCCGGGCTACGTCCGTGCGGCCGACGTGCAGCGCTGCCTGCGTGCCGGTGGCAAGCACAACGACCTGGACCAGGTGGGCTACACCGCCCGCCACCACACCTTCTTCGAAATGCTGGGCAACTGGTCGTTCGGCGATTACTTCAAGCGCGATGCCATCCGCTACGCGTGGGAGCTGCTCACCGAGGTCTACAAGCTGCCGGCCGAGCGCCTGTGGGTCACCGTGTACCACACGGATGACGAGGCGTACGACCTGTGGAACAAGGAGATGGGCGTCCCCGCTGATCGCATCGTGCGCATCGGTGACAACAAGGGCGCGCCGTACGCATCGGACAACTTCTGGCAGATGGCCGACACCGGCCCCTGCGGCCCCTGCACGGAAATCTTCTACGACCACGGTCCGGACGTGGCTGGTGGCCCGCCCGGTTCGCCGGATGAAGATGGCGACCGCTACATCGAAATCTGGAACCTCGTGTTCATGCAGTTCGATCGCGCGCCCGATGGCACGCTCAGCCCGCTGCCGGCGCCGTGCGTCGATACCGGCATGGGCCTGGAGCGCCTGGCGGCCGTGCTGCAGCACGTGCATTCGAACTACGAGATCGATCTGTTCGCACACCTGATTCGTGAAGCCTCGCGCCTCACCAACACCGCGGACCTCGGCAACAAGTCGCTGCGCGTCATCGCCGATCACATCCGCGCCGCGTCGTTCCTTATCGTCGATGGCGTGCTGCCGTCGAACGAAGGCCGTGGCTACGTGCTCCGCCGCATCATCCGTCGCGCGCTGCGCCACGGTTGGATGCTCGGCGTGCGCGGCGACTTCTTCTGGAAGATGGTCGCGCCGCTGGTGGAAGAGATGGGCGAGGCTTACCCGGAGATTGCCGCGAAGCGCACGTTCGTCGAGCAGGCGCTCAAGGTGGAAGAAGAGCGCTTCGGCGAAACGCTCGAGCACGGCATGCGCCTGTTCGACGACATCGCGTCGAAGTCCGGCAAGATCATCCCGGGCGCCGATGCGTTCCGCCTCTACGACACCTACGGTTTCCCGGTCGACCTCACCGCCGATATCGCTCGCGAGCGCGATATGACGGTGGATATGGAAGGCTTCGAGCGTGCGATGGGCGAGCAGCGTGCGCGCGCCCGTGCCGCCAGCAACTTCTCGACCAAGGCGCAGCTGCCGGCCGAAGTGGCCAGCGCGCTGCAGCCGACCATCTTCACCGGTTACGACGCGCTCGACCTGGCCGATGCCAAGGTCGTTGCGATCGTCCGTGACGGCAAGGCCGTGGACCAGCTCGCCGATGGCGAAGAGGGCTTCCTCCTGCTCGACCGCACGCCGTTCTACGCCGAGTCGGGCGGCCAGGTGGGCGACACCGGCATGATCCGCAACCCGTCGGGCGCCCTCGCGGTGGAAGACACCCAGAAGGTCGGCGGTGCGTTCTTCGCCCACTTCGGCACTTGGCAGGGCTCCGCGCCGCTGCTCAAGGGTGCCGTGGTCGGTGCCTCGGTGGATGGCGCCCAGCGCCAGGCCACCGTGCTGAACCACTCGGCCACCCACCTGCTGCACGCTGCGCTGCGCACCGTGCTGGGCGACCACGTGACCCAGAAGGGCTCGCTGGTCGCACCGGAGCGTCTGCGTTTCGACTTCTCGCACTTCAAGCCGATGACCGGCGAGGAGCTGGCCGAGATCGAGCGCATGGTGAATGACGAAGTGCGCCGCAACGCGTCCGCCGACGTGCACCACATGGGCTACGACGAAGCCATCGAGTTCGGCGCCATGGCGCTGTTCGGTGAGAAGTACGGCGCGGAAGTGCGCGTCCTGAAGATGGGCGATTTCTCCACCGAACTCTGCGGCGGAACCCACGTGACCCGCACAGGCGATATCGGCCTGTTCAAGATCGTCTCCGAATCGGGCGTGGCGGCCGGCGTGCGTCGTATCGAAGCCGTGACCGGCGCGGGCGCCATGGCGCGCGTGGCGGATGAAGAGCGCATCCTGGGCGAAGTCTCCGGCCTGCTCGCCGCCAGCGGCGACGACGTGGTCGAGAAACTGCGCCA
This genomic interval carries:
- a CDS encoding regulatory protein RecX codes for the protein MRSKKKREPGAGAPTRTAYDKALGLLARREHSRRELQQKLGRGGFSRDETATAVERLGDHGYQDDSRFAESLLRSRVGQGYGPARIRAELRSQGIPDATVRSLLESADVDWDDMAASQLRRRYGSPSADPAERQKRAQFLLRRGFAAATVRVLTHAEAEDPDDD
- the alaS gene encoding alanine--tRNA ligase; the protein is MKTAQIRSTFLDYFRAKDHTIVPSASLVPSNDPTLLFTNSGMVPFKNVFLGSEKPGYVRAADVQRCLRAGGKHNDLDQVGYTARHHTFFEMLGNWSFGDYFKRDAIRYAWELLTEVYKLPAERLWVTVYHTDDEAYDLWNKEMGVPADRIVRIGDNKGAPYASDNFWQMADTGPCGPCTEIFYDHGPDVAGGPPGSPDEDGDRYIEIWNLVFMQFDRAPDGTLSPLPAPCVDTGMGLERLAAVLQHVHSNYEIDLFAHLIREASRLTNTADLGNKSLRVIADHIRAASFLIVDGVLPSNEGRGYVLRRIIRRALRHGWMLGVRGDFFWKMVAPLVEEMGEAYPEIAAKRTFVEQALKVEEERFGETLEHGMRLFDDIASKSGKIIPGADAFRLYDTYGFPVDLTADIARERDMTVDMEGFERAMGEQRARARAASNFSTKAQLPAEVASALQPTIFTGYDALDLADAKVVAIVRDGKAVDQLADGEEGFLLLDRTPFYAESGGQVGDTGMIRNPSGALAVEDTQKVGGAFFAHFGTWQGSAPLLKGAVVGASVDGAQRQATVLNHSATHLLHAALRTVLGDHVTQKGSLVAPERLRFDFSHFKPMTGEELAEIERMVNDEVRRNASADVHHMGYDEAIEFGAMALFGEKYGAEVRVLKMGDFSTELCGGTHVTRTGDIGLFKIVSESGVAAGVRRIEAVTGAGAMARVADEERILGEVSGLLAASGDDVVEKLRQLFDKQKKLEKEVESFKAKAASSASADLMEAATDVAGIKVVAARLEGLDAKSLRDSLDVLKQKLGDCAVILAGAADGRVSLVAGVGGAALGRVKAGDLVAEVASKIDGKGGGRPDMAQGGGVDSPALPGILAGIPAWVEGKLR